The following coding sequences lie in one Hydrogenophaga sp. PBL-H3 genomic window:
- a CDS encoding 4Fe-4S dicluster domain-containing protein, which produces MQKVLHINPDKCTGCLQCEMACSFENYGTYATSKSRIKVFDFHHTGKKVPYTCTQCDEAWCLHACPVEAITVDKMTGAKVVNETTCVGCKVCTIACPFGTINYVQETGKVQKCDLCGGEPACAEACPTAAITFIDANWTGMDKMKQWADKLGNQPSAA; this is translated from the coding sequence ATGCAAAAAGTCCTACACATCAACCCCGACAAATGCACCGGCTGCCTGCAGTGCGAAATGGCCTGTTCGTTCGAGAACTACGGCACCTACGCCACGTCGAAGTCGCGCATCAAGGTTTTTGACTTCCATCACACCGGCAAGAAGGTTCCCTACACCTGCACGCAGTGCGACGAGGCCTGGTGCCTGCACGCCTGCCCGGTGGAAGCGATCACGGTGGACAAGATGACGGGCGCCAAGGTGGTCAACGAGACCACCTGCGTGGGTTGCAAGGTCTGCACGATCGCCTGCCCCTTCGGCACGATCAACTACGTTCAGGAAACCGGCAAGGTCCAGAAGTGCGACCTGTGCGGTGGTGAGCCGGCCTGCGCCGAAGCCTGCCCGACCGCCGCCATCACCTTCATTGATGCCAACTGGACCGGCATGGACAAGATGAAGCAGTGGGCCGACAAGCTGGGCAACCAGCCTTCAGCAGCCTGA
- a CDS encoding XdhC family protein translates to MENLDVTVLRTLHGWRAQGQRALLATVVRTWGSSPRPVGSIMALCESGAVVGSVSGGCIEDDLIYRYSRANQTSTSASVAGITHDIPDSTPQRVKYGVSADEAHRFGLPCGGTLELVLEFNPDAASLLALVQSLADGHMVQRRTELARGRVELREVTAPSPLIDDGELLANTFGPEYRMLLIGAGQLTEYLASMALFSGFAVTVCDPREEYRASWSVPGVTLMTEMPDDVVRDFKVDRRSCVIALTHDPKLDDLALLEALDTEAFYVGAIGSRRNNEARHARLIEHFEQTAESLARLRGPIGIYIGSKTPPEIAVSIMAEVLAVKNGVPLPRDMDVAHAKNALADGPAEPSGPTCFSQAPAR, encoded by the coding sequence ATGGAAAACCTCGACGTCACCGTTCTGCGCACACTGCACGGCTGGCGCGCCCAGGGGCAACGCGCCCTGCTCGCTACCGTGGTGCGCACCTGGGGCTCGTCTCCGCGCCCGGTGGGCTCCATCATGGCCTTGTGCGAGAGCGGTGCGGTGGTCGGATCGGTCTCGGGCGGCTGCATTGAAGACGACCTGATTTACCGCTACAGCCGCGCCAACCAGACCAGCACCAGCGCATCAGTGGCAGGCATCACCCACGACATTCCCGACAGCACGCCGCAGCGCGTGAAGTACGGTGTGAGCGCCGACGAAGCCCACCGCTTCGGTCTGCCCTGCGGCGGCACGCTGGAGCTGGTGCTCGAATTCAACCCCGACGCTGCCTCGCTGCTGGCGCTGGTGCAATCGCTGGCCGATGGCCACATGGTCCAGCGGCGCACCGAGCTGGCCCGAGGCCGCGTGGAACTGCGCGAGGTCACCGCGCCCTCGCCCCTGATCGACGACGGCGAGCTGCTCGCCAACACCTTCGGCCCCGAGTACCGCATGCTGCTCATCGGCGCGGGCCAGCTCACCGAGTACCTTGCCTCCATGGCGCTGTTCAGCGGCTTCGCGGTCACCGTGTGCGATCCGCGCGAGGAGTACCGCGCGTCCTGGTCGGTGCCTGGCGTGACGCTCATGACAGAGATGCCCGACGACGTGGTGCGCGATTTCAAGGTCGACCGCCGCAGCTGCGTGATCGCGCTCACGCACGATCCCAAGCTCGACGACCTCGCCCTGCTCGAAGCGCTGGACACCGAGGCGTTTTACGTGGGTGCCATCGGCTCGCGGCGCAACAACGAAGCACGCCACGCCCGTTTGATCGAGCACTTCGAGCAGACGGCCGAGAGCCTCGCGCGGTTGCGCGGTCCGATCGGCATCTACATCGGCAGCAAGACCCCGCCCGAGATCGCGGTGAGCATCATGGCCGAGGTGCTGGCGGTGAAAAACGGCGTGCCGCTGCCGCGCGACATGGACGTGGCGCACGCCAAGAACGCGCTGGCGGATGGCCCGGCCGAACCGTCCGGGCCGACCTGCTTTTCACAAGCCCCCGCACGGTGA
- a CDS encoding nucleotidyltransferase family protein: MNTPPPPQPLHTGVLILAAGAGRRMGGRAKCLLEVQGHSLLERLVRSVRSLGLQTPVLVLGHHAAEIQAHLAQWPEHLTPRRVVNPAPGDDPASSLHLGLHALGDDVQAVMVLLADQPLINATDIGAVLDAFQRRPAGCQVVVPLVNGVPGHPVMMDAAVRTDLLAAPGGSLRQWRAAHPQATLPWVVDNPHHTRDLDTPDDLIALARDTGWVCRWPEPAPGVNTDPMSS, translated from the coding sequence GTGAACACCCCTCCACCGCCACAGCCGTTGCACACCGGGGTGCTCATCCTCGCTGCCGGCGCTGGCCGGCGCATGGGTGGGCGGGCCAAGTGCCTTCTGGAGGTGCAAGGCCACAGCCTGCTGGAGCGGCTGGTGCGCTCGGTGCGCAGCCTGGGGCTTCAGACGCCCGTGCTGGTGCTCGGTCACCACGCCGCCGAAATTCAGGCGCACCTGGCGCAATGGCCCGAGCACCTCACACCGCGCCGGGTGGTCAACCCCGCGCCCGGAGACGACCCGGCCTCTTCGCTGCATTTGGGTCTGCACGCGCTCGGCGACGACGTGCAAGCCGTGATGGTGCTGCTGGCCGACCAGCCCCTGATCAACGCCACCGACATCGGGGCCGTGCTGGATGCTTTCCAGCGCCGCCCGGCCGGCTGCCAGGTCGTGGTGCCCTTGGTGAACGGCGTGCCGGGCCATCCCGTGATGATGGACGCCGCGGTGCGCACGGACCTGCTGGCCGCGCCCGGCGGCAGCCTGCGGCAGTGGCGCGCGGCGCACCCGCAAGCCACCCTGCCCTGGGTGGTGGACAACCCGCACCACACGCGCGATCTGGACACCCCCGACGACCTCATCGCCCTGGCGCGCGACACCGGCTGGGTCTGCCGCTGGCCCGAGCCCGCGCCGGGGGTTAACACCGATCCCATGAGCAGTTGA
- a CDS encoding CoxG family protein has protein sequence MGSAIKIGPVAARFNGRVVLFDIVPPQSYKLGFDAQGGVAGFGKSESSVLLKQSGCGCELSYTVHSTVGGKIAQLGQRLIDGAAKSLVEDFFRRFEEELQRRYPVAAGEVVALPAPAASAGLPAWVWGTIAVLVAAAVYLATRG, from the coding sequence GTGGGCAGCGCCATCAAAATCGGTCCGGTGGCCGCGCGCTTCAACGGCCGCGTGGTGCTCTTCGATATCGTGCCCCCGCAGTCCTACAAGCTCGGCTTCGACGCGCAAGGCGGTGTGGCTGGTTTCGGCAAGAGCGAGTCGTCGGTGCTGCTCAAGCAAAGCGGCTGCGGCTGCGAGCTCAGCTACACCGTGCACTCCACCGTGGGCGGCAAGATCGCGCAGCTCGGCCAGCGTCTGATCGACGGCGCGGCCAAGTCGCTGGTCGAAGACTTTTTCCGCCGCTTCGAAGAAGAGCTGCAACGCCGCTACCCGGTGGCCGCCGGCGAGGTGGTGGCCCTGCCCGCGCCTGCGGCCAGCGCGGGTCTGCCCGCCTGGGTGTGGGGTACGATCGCCGTCCTCGTGGCGGCAGCGGTCTACCTGGCCACGCGGGGCTGA